One Kineococcus radiotolerans SRS30216 = ATCC BAA-149 DNA window includes the following coding sequences:
- the rapZ gene encoding RNase adapter RapZ — protein sequence MQDAAGRDRDPAVEVERPRRPELLIITGMSGAGRSTTGKALEDLGWYVVDNLPPQMLEPLAELTARAGLTIPRLAVVVDVRGRTFFAELTGALAALDTRHVSPRVLFLDATDEVLVRRFESVRRPHPLQGDDRIVDGIARERALTGELRARADVVVDSSSFNVHQLGSLVASLFESERDEDLRVTVMSFGFKYGTPADAEHVADVRFIPNPHWEPDLRPLTGQDVPVAEFVLAAEGAGTFIDRYESSLSPVFDGYRRENKRYATVAFGCTGGKHRSVAMAEELGRRLRRDGVPVRVLHRDLGRE from the coding sequence GTGCAGGACGCGGCGGGCAGGGACAGGGATCCGGCGGTGGAGGTGGAGCGGCCACGCCGCCCCGAGCTCCTCATCATCACCGGCATGTCGGGGGCCGGGCGGTCCACCACGGGCAAGGCCCTGGAGGACCTCGGCTGGTACGTCGTGGACAACCTGCCCCCGCAGATGCTCGAACCCCTGGCCGAGCTCACCGCCCGCGCCGGGCTGACCATCCCCCGCCTGGCCGTGGTCGTCGACGTCCGCGGCCGGACGTTCTTCGCCGAGCTCACCGGTGCCCTGGCCGCCCTGGACACCCGCCACGTCTCCCCGCGGGTCCTGTTCCTCGACGCCACCGACGAGGTCCTCGTCCGCCGCTTCGAGTCCGTGCGCCGCCCCCACCCCCTGCAGGGCGACGACCGCATCGTCGACGGCATCGCCCGCGAGCGCGCCCTCACCGGGGAGCTGCGCGCCCGCGCCGACGTCGTCGTCGACTCCAGCTCCTTCAACGTCCACCAGCTCGGCTCGCTCGTGGCCTCCCTCTTCGAGTCCGAGCGCGACGAGGACCTGCGCGTCACCGTCATGAGCTTCGGGTTCAAGTACGGCACCCCCGCCGACGCCGAGCACGTCGCCGACGTGCGGTTCATCCCCAACCCGCACTGGGAACCCGACCTGCGCCCGCTCACCGGCCAGGACGTCCCCGTCGCCGAGTTCGTCCTCGCCGCCGAGGGCGCGGGCACCTTCATCGACCGCTACGAGTCCTCGCTGAGCCCCGTCTTCGACGGCTACCGCCGGGAGAACAAGCGCTACGCCACCGTCGCGTTCGGCTGCACCGGCGGCAAGCACCGCTCCGTGGCCATGGCCGAGGAGCTCGGCCGCCGGCTGCGCCGCGACGGGGTCCCCGTGCGCGTCCTGCACCGCGACCTGGGCCGGGAGTGA